Genomic window (Clostridia bacterium):
GTTGAGATCCCATTGCTACCTTTGTGTGACTGAGAGTGTAAGTCCCGCTTGCGATGTCGTCAAGTTTGACCGGATCAAACACAACTCTGTAATTGGCGAATTTTCTCTCTGTGTCATCAATCTTTGTGGCAACTGAAACAGTCATTCCGGCGACTTCAGCTTTGTCATTTTCATCAAAGAAAGAATAGCCGCAGTAGATTGGATTTTCAATTGAATATTTATTGATTATTGCTTTTGCAATTTTGTCACCAAGCGCTTTGGCTTCCGTCGGATTCGCGGAAAGCAACGCTTTTACGGAAAGGATCGTGGGCTCGACCTCGGTTTCTTCGCCGTCTTGCTGTTCGTTTTCTTCGCTCTGCTTCTTTTCGTCCTCGGAGGATTGTCCCTCGCTTCCGTTCGGCTCTTGCGAATTCGTCTCGCCGCCGTCATTCGGATCCGCGTTTTCGATCGGCGCAGGATCGTTCGTCTGAGAGGATTCCGAGCCTGCTCCATTACACGCGGCAAAGAATACCAGCGACAAGATCAAACATACGGCAATCAAAACGATTTTCTTCTTAGACATCTGCGCTACTCCTTTGCTATATGACATGTATGCGACCGAGAAAACTTGCGTCCGATTCAAAAAATTTTCCTATAAATAATCCGTAATCCTGTCTCATTTTATCACAGTTTTCACAAAGATGCAATCTCCGCTTTACAATTTCCGAATCTCGGCGCAAGCGGTACGCTCATTGGCGAATCTTGTTCAGCCGCGCGGCAAGCAGATAGGCAAGCGTGATCTTTATCACGTCCGGCAAAATAAACGGGACGACGCAGATCAAAAGCGCGTGTTTCAGCGTCCCGCCCATAATGAAGACGAACCATCCGCACCCGCCGAAATAGATCAAAGCGAGGGAAACCGCCGCGGCGATATAATGGACGAAACGCGGCGCTTGGAAAAAGGACAAGACGAAATAAAGAAGCGCGACGACGGCGAACGCCATAATGAATCCGCCCGTCGCGGAGAGAAGGACGGAGAAACCGCCGCGGAAGCCGCTGAAAAACGGAAGCCCGATCGCGCCGAATAAGAGATACAGCCAGACGGCGATCGCGCCGCGCCTGCCGCCCAAGTATTCGAGCGTAAAGAAGATCCCGAAGACCTGCAACGTAAAAGGAACCGTCGCGGGGATCGTTATAAAAGCGCAAACCGCGTTCAACGCGACCGCAAGCGCGATATGCGCCATATCGCGCGTGTTGATTTTCTTCAAAACGTTTTCCTTCATACTTTGATTATACCTCGCCCGAAGCGATCCCCGCAAGGGTTTTACGATCGCCCGCGGATTTTCACTCCGCTTCGCGCGACGGTCGAACGACCCGCGCCGTTTTTTTTCCGACGCCGCCCCGCGCGAACGATCCAAGCCGAAGCGAACGCCTTCCCCGCCGACGGATCGCCCGACTTCGCAGAGCCGCCGATTCTCCGAGCCGCAAAAGCGACCGAACTACGCCCATTTGACGATCTCCGCGCGCTCCGAAATCCCGCCAAAAAACCTCGTTTCAAAAATTTTCTCAAAACCTTGGAATAATGCGAAATAAGTGCTTGCAAATTCTTTTTCCGTGTGCTACAATAACACAGTACCCAGCGGACAGTTAGCTCAGTTGGTAGAGCGTCTTCTTGACGTGGAGAGGGTCAGGGGTTCGAGTCCCTTACTGTCCACCAACAAAAAATGTCGGATTTTCCCGACATTTTTTATTTTCTTAACAAAAAAAAGGGACGAGAACCGAGAGCGTTAAGAAAACAGCAGTTGACTTCTGCTGTTTTTAGCGACTGACCGAAGTATGGCGAAAGCAAATAATAAACGAAAATGCCCTGCTTGAGCCATACGAGAGGAGAGTCCCTTACTGTCCACCACTCGCAATCTAAATCGAACCTTCGTTTGGTTTAGATTGCTTTTTTATTTGCCTAAATACTTATGCACGGCGGGCCAAGCCTTATCTGCGTAAAAGCGGTGTCCTTCTTCGCCGATGACGTGCGTCAAGCGGTCGGCAAAGCCGAGGAATGCGTACGCCCTCTTCCCTTGCTCAAAGCAAGCTTTTGCGCCCGCAAGCGGGAAAATCTTGTCCTCCGCGCCGTTGACCTGCACGTAATACTTGGGGCAAGCCATAGCGACCAAGTCGCCCATATCGAAAAATAAGCCTATCTGCGGCACGTAATTGCAGGAGCAGTGATGCATCGCGCCAATGGAATCCGCAAAACCGCACACGGCGCAGGATGGCATGGCAAGTTTGATGCGGTCCTCCAGCGCAGCGGCATAAGCCGTGGCCGTACCACCGCCGGAATTTCCGGTCAGGCAGATGGCGCTTGCGTCCACTTTGTCGGCAAAATACTTTTCCACTACGTCGATCATTCGGCAGACGTCCCAAACGCGTTCCCCTACGGTGGTGCGCCCCATCAGAAGGGCGGTCATCGCTGGTTCCAGGCAGGCGTCAAGCTCCTTATTCGGATTTTTAAGTTCCCCAAACGAGCGTTGTTCCATACAGATGGCGGCGTAACCTTCCTTGACCGCGCGGATGCAAAAATCGCGGTTCCCGTTTTTGATGGAAAGCGCGTCCTTCTCCTGCTTTACGACGCCGAGGGAGATGTACATACCGGGGGAATGCCCTTGTAAACAGATGATCACGGGCGGATTTTTCACGCCGTCCGGCAGGAGCAAATGCGCGGGAATGCGATAGCCGGGCTCGCTTTGAAAGGTGAAGCGCATTTCGGTATATCCCGCCTGCTGTTTTTCCCATTCAACGGAAAGATCCGGAGCTGCGGGGATCATGCGATCCATCCCAAGGAGTTCCCGCAGTTTTTCGCGCGCCGCGCCCTGCCAGGACTTCAGATCGCCGCCGTCGTAACTCATGGACGGCTTGACTTTGCGGAACAATTCCCGTTCGTAATCATAGGTACATTTCACGCTACGCATCCTCCTCGCCGAAACACGATCGGCGGACTTTATTTTATCACATTATTTATACAGCTTGCAAATCGTTCTGTTCTCTTGTTTTTTGACAAACTCGCCAAGATCGCGTTTTGGGAAGGGTTTGCCGTGTCCAACGTACAAAAACTCGGCGTCTATTGCAAGAAATTGCTTCCGGCTTTCCGTAAGCGCGGCGTTGTCTTCTATCCACAGAGGGGAGTATCCCACCAATCCTATCTCGCTCATACATACGTCACCGACGAAAAGTTTGTCGTCCACTTGAAAACAAAGGTCCGCGTCGGCATGCCCGCGAAGTACGAAGAAGGCGATCCCCTCCACCGCAAGCGGTTGCGCCTCAGCGTCTACCGCATCCGATACATCCACCGGCGCAAAGGGCTGCAATCGAGGAGTATCCGCGGAAATCCGATTCAGCAAAAACGTGCCCCGCAAAAAGGAACCTAAAACGAACCCGTTTAGGTTCTTTTGCTTTATTTTCAAATCTTCTGTATTATGAAAGAACCGGCA
Coding sequences:
- a CDS encoding biotin transporter BioY — protein: MKENVLKKINTRDMAHIALAVALNAVCAFITIPATVPFTLQVFGIFFTLEYLGGRRGAIAVWLYLLFGAIGLPFFSGFRGGFSVLLSATGGFIMAFAVVALLYFVLSFFQAPRFVHYIAAAVSLALIYFGGCGWFVFIMGGTLKHALLICVVPFILPDVIKITLAYLLAARLNKIRQ
- a CDS encoding alpha/beta hydrolase family protein; translation: MKCTYDYERELFRKVKPSMSYDGGDLKSWQGAAREKLRELLGMDRMIPAAPDLSVEWEKQQAGYTEMRFTFQSEPGYRIPAHLLLPDGVKNPPVIICLQGHSPGMYISLGVVKQEKDALSIKNGNRDFCIRAVKEGYAAICMEQRSFGELKNPNKELDACLEPAMTALLMGRTTVGERVWDVCRMIDVVEKYFADKVDASAICLTGNSGGGTATAYAAALEDRIKLAMPSCAVCGFADSIGAMHHCSCNYVPQIGLFFDMGDLVAMACPKYYVQVNGAEDKIFPLAGAKACFEQGKRAYAFLGFADRLTHVIGEEGHRFYADKAWPAVHKYLGK